A single window of Streptomyces griseoviridis DNA harbors:
- a CDS encoding GNAT family N-acetyltransferase produces the protein MTRNLSDVTRAKNGRPVHHWRRDVVELAALFTAVAVADAVANLIGHGPGGITLLLISAVVLAATAGFHIWWSRRHGHAPPVIDTGARPPSQGQQAGPSAPLTGTAPGTSGTAAASMSAATAPTPETVPAASTLWRMRTTVKDEPGSLAELCTALAGSRVDILSLQTHPLADGTVDEFLLRAPAGLTASALTRVVAVAGGSDTWIERADAHDLVDAPTRVLGLAARTALDAAELPLALRQLLGRCTIRQSPAGASDAGRGPVGAPVEGALEDTVLRLRAPEGGVITVERPYLPFTPTEFARARALVDLDARLGPRMPHGEDVLTLPEGNEITVRRADVRDLEAAKEMHERCSPRSLGMRYHGPVGDADRYLNHLLSPRYGRTLAVQTASGRIVGLGHLLWDGDETEVALLVEDGWQRRGIGAELLRRLVAMAAEAGCESVYAVTQASNTGMVAAMRGLELPLDYQIEEGTLVVTARLESARAAAAAAAAEEQRAEHVERIIKD, from the coding sequence ATGACTCGAAACCTGTCCGATGTGACACGTGCGAAGAACGGGCGTCCGGTGCACCACTGGCGGCGGGACGTCGTCGAGCTGGCCGCGCTGTTCACGGCGGTCGCCGTGGCCGACGCCGTGGCCAACCTGATCGGGCACGGGCCCGGGGGCATCACGCTGCTGCTGATCTCGGCGGTGGTGCTGGCCGCGACGGCGGGCTTCCACATCTGGTGGTCACGCCGCCACGGTCACGCGCCGCCGGTGATCGATACCGGTGCCCGGCCGCCGTCCCAGGGACAGCAGGCCGGGCCGTCCGCACCACTGACCGGGACGGCCCCGGGGACCTCGGGGACCGCGGCGGCCTCGATGAGCGCGGCGACCGCACCCACTCCGGAGACCGTGCCGGCGGCGAGCACGCTGTGGCGGATGCGGACGACGGTGAAGGACGAGCCGGGGTCGCTCGCGGAGCTGTGCACCGCACTCGCCGGGAGCCGGGTCGACATCCTGAGCCTCCAGACGCACCCGCTGGCCGACGGCACCGTGGACGAGTTCCTGCTGCGGGCCCCCGCCGGCCTCACCGCCTCGGCGCTGACCCGGGTGGTGGCGGTGGCCGGCGGCAGCGACACCTGGATCGAGCGGGCCGACGCCCACGACCTGGTGGACGCGCCGACCCGGGTCCTCGGCCTGGCCGCCCGGACCGCCCTGGACGCGGCGGAACTGCCGCTGGCGCTGCGCCAGTTGCTGGGCCGCTGCACCATCCGCCAGTCGCCCGCGGGAGCCTCCGACGCCGGTCGGGGTCCGGTGGGGGCGCCGGTCGAAGGGGCCCTGGAGGACACCGTGCTGCGGCTGCGGGCGCCGGAGGGCGGAGTGATCACCGTGGAGCGGCCGTATCTGCCGTTCACGCCGACGGAGTTCGCGCGGGCGCGCGCCCTGGTCGACCTGGACGCCCGGCTCGGTCCCCGGATGCCGCACGGCGAGGACGTCCTGACCCTGCCGGAGGGCAACGAGATCACCGTCCGCCGGGCGGACGTCCGGGATCTGGAGGCCGCGAAGGAGATGCACGAGCGGTGCTCGCCGCGGTCGTTGGGGATGCGCTACCACGGGCCGGTCGGGGACGCGGACCGCTATCTGAACCACCTGCTCAGCCCGCGCTACGGCCGCACGCTCGCGGTGCAGACCGCCTCGGGCCGGATCGTGGGCCTCGGCCATCTGCTCTGGGACGGCGACGAGACGGAGGTCGCGCTGCTCGTCGAGGACGGCTGGCAGCGCCGGGGCATCGGCGCCGAGCTGCTGCGCCGGCTGGTGGCGATGGCCGCCGAGGCGGGCTGCGAGAGCGTGTACGCGGTGACACAGGCGTCGAACACCGGCATGGTCGCGGCGATGCGCGGGCTCGAACTGCCCCTCGACTACCAGATCGAGGAAGGCACCCTGGTCGTCACCGCCCGCCTGGAGTCCGCGCGGGCAGCGGCGGCGGCCGCGGCGGCGGAGGAACAGCGCGCCGAGCACGTGGAGCGGATCATCAAGGACTGA
- a CDS encoding DUF7824 domain-containing protein — protein sequence MSELMDAVRAGHKGRTVSLLEAMTDAERRSHLPELKELRKELRAAPWDAPARRAYPTLYLAGIVCQTGASAVAAWIAASDMRWPTPSPALLLRLLGGRPADWLADLAHRLAQRPESTGVSYPLMSGLVRLAGCPAPTTDAYVRGWVGDMEDNRQRGCTLEDRLRADPHLEPMVSALFETNDIGGRLEWGAGQGPGTWAGALARLTVDGPLDRKMIVDACVSRLLRGGTSSDSRAFLRLLTTLDLTREERSERVADWQGLASDAPSPVAAHAQTVLGELALAGELTPRQLAEMSGAVLFRTEKKLVRAQLVLLGKVLARDAASADTLLPAVAQGFGHQDPDIQERSLKLAERHLKKASDPGTRAELLLAAEQLHTGLRTRAADLLGTSPAAPEEEDYQEYLPPFPEPTRLAPPPATAPEAAEEVSAALASPPSVAEFERALDGLVRWAHQDQKGLSAALEPVFARCWWDKDEAQGARSAESRFITNGSGVFTASSGLEILLATVRGKIRTGKLLAVVRTGVSPSGCAHAAPAAAFEARLWEVAYRIRTEPLPFLLSTPTWSTGLLEPDELVDRLDAYRRSGARVAETDFAQALLRVRRADPVAAAAAAGRAAALGTAEGARLAAWLTAEVPQPTSSRRTHGGRLLVELNEVPDLQDGFPDAYRPLGEPVRGFKGWQCYRHDHALQRQWLAILPERRELTAGWLLPEMSHLAVDGARGTAGVLPQLAETGGAAGEALHLCLAYGLSARHPEDRLATVDALLTLAAGGGLSAERLGTEIRLLIRTGALKPTRLAESLRTAAATGAYRTVWEVLEHALPPLLADLSFGGTPAHGLGDLVGVAAECAERCGARGALPHLDRAAERRGTSMLVTQARRLRDTLATPATSPQ from the coding sequence ATGAGCGAGCTGATGGACGCGGTGCGGGCTGGGCACAAGGGCCGGACGGTGAGTCTGCTCGAAGCGATGACGGACGCCGAACGGCGCTCCCACCTACCGGAGTTGAAGGAGCTGCGCAAGGAGCTGCGGGCGGCCCCGTGGGACGCGCCGGCCCGCAGGGCCTATCCCACGCTGTACCTGGCCGGGATCGTCTGCCAGACGGGTGCCTCGGCGGTCGCGGCCTGGATCGCCGCGAGCGACATGCGCTGGCCCACCCCGTCCCCGGCGCTGCTGCTGCGGCTGCTGGGCGGCCGTCCCGCCGACTGGCTGGCCGATCTCGCCCACCGGCTCGCCCAGCGTCCGGAGTCGACCGGAGTCTCCTACCCGCTGATGTCCGGGCTGGTCAGGCTGGCGGGCTGCCCCGCGCCGACGACCGACGCCTATGTGCGGGGGTGGGTGGGCGACATGGAGGACAACCGGCAGCGCGGGTGCACGCTGGAGGACCGGCTGCGCGCCGACCCGCATCTGGAGCCGATGGTGAGCGCGTTGTTCGAGACGAACGACATCGGCGGCCGTCTCGAGTGGGGTGCCGGTCAGGGTCCGGGCACCTGGGCCGGCGCACTGGCCCGGCTCACCGTCGACGGACCGCTCGACCGCAAGATGATCGTCGACGCGTGCGTCTCCCGGCTGCTGCGCGGCGGCACCAGCTCCGACAGCCGGGCGTTCCTGCGCCTCCTCACGACCCTCGACCTCACGCGGGAGGAGCGGAGTGAGCGGGTCGCGGACTGGCAGGGGCTCGCCTCCGACGCGCCGTCCCCGGTGGCCGCGCACGCCCAGACCGTGCTCGGCGAACTGGCCCTCGCGGGCGAGTTGACGCCACGGCAGCTGGCGGAGATGTCGGGCGCGGTGCTGTTCCGCACCGAGAAGAAGCTGGTGCGCGCCCAGTTGGTGCTGCTCGGCAAGGTGCTCGCACGGGACGCGGCCTCGGCGGACACGCTGCTGCCCGCCGTCGCCCAGGGCTTCGGGCACCAGGACCCTGACATCCAGGAGCGGTCCCTGAAGCTCGCCGAACGCCATCTGAAGAAGGCGTCGGACCCCGGGACGCGGGCCGAACTGCTACTGGCGGCTGAGCAGTTGCATACGGGTCTGCGCACCCGCGCGGCCGACCTCCTGGGCACCTCGCCCGCGGCCCCCGAGGAGGAGGACTACCAGGAGTACCTGCCGCCGTTCCCCGAGCCGACACGGCTCGCTCCGCCGCCCGCCACCGCTCCCGAGGCCGCCGAGGAGGTCAGCGCGGCGCTGGCGTCGCCGCCGTCCGTCGCGGAGTTCGAGCGGGCGCTCGACGGACTGGTGCGGTGGGCGCACCAGGACCAGAAGGGCCTCTCGGCGGCGCTCGAACCGGTGTTCGCGCGTTGCTGGTGGGACAAGGACGAGGCCCAGGGCGCCCGTTCCGCGGAGAGCCGGTTCATCACCAACGGCAGCGGGGTGTTCACCGCGTCGAGCGGACTGGAGATCCTGCTCGCCACGGTGCGCGGCAAGATCCGCACCGGGAAGCTGCTGGCGGTGGTCCGCACGGGCGTCTCCCCGAGCGGCTGCGCACACGCCGCTCCCGCCGCGGCGTTCGAGGCACGGCTGTGGGAGGTGGCGTACCGGATACGGACCGAACCGCTGCCGTTCCTGCTGTCCACACCGACCTGGAGCACGGGCCTGCTGGAGCCGGACGAACTGGTCGACCGCCTGGACGCCTACCGGCGATCGGGCGCGCGGGTCGCGGAGACCGACTTCGCGCAGGCGCTGCTGCGGGTGCGGCGCGCGGACCCGGTGGCCGCAGCTGCCGCCGCCGGACGCGCCGCCGCACTGGGCACCGCTGAAGGGGCACGGCTGGCGGCCTGGCTCACCGCCGAGGTACCGCAGCCCACGTCCAGCCGCAGGACCCACGGCGGCCGGCTGCTCGTCGAGCTGAACGAGGTCCCCGATCTTCAGGACGGCTTCCCTGACGCGTACCGGCCGTTGGGCGAGCCGGTGCGGGGCTTCAAGGGCTGGCAGTGCTACCGCCACGACCACGCGCTCCAGCGGCAGTGGCTGGCGATCCTGCCGGAGCGGCGCGAGCTGACGGCAGGCTGGCTGCTGCCGGAGATGTCCCACCTCGCCGTGGACGGCGCCCGGGGGACCGCCGGCGTCCTGCCGCAACTGGCAGAGACAGGCGGTGCGGCGGGCGAGGCGCTGCACCTGTGCCTGGCGTACGGGCTCTCCGCCCGGCACCCCGAGGACCGGCTCGCGACGGTGGACGCGCTGCTGACGCTCGCGGCAGGCGGCGGGCTCTCCGCCGAGCGGCTGGGCACGGAGATCCGGCTGCTGATACGGACCGGCGCGCTGAAGCCGACGCGGCTGGCGGAGTCGCTCCGCACGGCGGCGGCCACGGGCGCCTACCGCACCGTCTGGGAGGTGCTCGAACACGCGCTTCCGCCGCTGCTGGCGGACCTCTCGTTCGGCGGGACCCCGGCACACGGGCTCGGGGACCTGGTGGGGGTGGCGGCGGAGTGCGCGGAGCGGTGCGGGGCGCGGGGCGCACTGCCGCACCTGGACCGGGCGGCGGAGCGACGCGGCACCTCGATGCTGGTGACGCAGGCCCGCCGGCTCCGTGACACCCTCGCGACGCCCGCAACATCGCCGCAATGA